The genomic segment CAACCAGGTCAACAACGTGTTGGGCTTCCCGTTCATCTTCCGCGGCGCACTGGACGTGCGCGCCACGGCGATCAACGAGGAGATGAAGGTGGCGGCGGTTCACGCCCTAAAGGACCTCGCCCGCGAGCCGGTGCCCCAGTACGTGCTGGATGCCTACGAGCTCGACGCCCTCGAGTTCGGTCGTGGCTACATCCTGCCCACGCCCCTCGATGCGCGCCTGCTCGACCGTGTCTCGGCGGCGGTGGCCCAGGCGGCGGTCGACTCTGGCGTGGCGCGCAAGCCGTTCCCGTCGCACTATCCGCTGAACAGCGTCGATGAGGTCTACGGCGGCTGAGTCAGGACGCTGACCCGCAGCATACGATGCCGGCCCCATGGGGCCGGCATTTTCGTAGATGCCTACCAGCTATAGACCAGCGAGGCGCTGGTGGTCATGTCGCTGCGTGCGGTGGCGGTCTCGGGGGGCTGTGAGTTGCGGCGGATCTCGTGGGAGAGCCGCAGCGCCATGCGCGCATTGATGCGCGCGGTCAGCGCCGAGTAGGAGCGTGAGGTGGTATTGTCGCGGGTCGCTTCCAGCGACAGCTCCTGGGAGAAAGCGGCGGTGTCGGTGATCTCCCAGTCGTAGGCCAGTGCCCCGTAGCCGACGCTGAGTCCTTCGCTCTCTTCGTCGCGCACGTCGTCGAAACGATAGCCGGGGCCGGCTTCCAGCGACAGGCGGTGGGTGTCGGAGTCGAGAATCTGGCGGCCATAGCCGGCAATCGCCGTGACCTGCTGGTCGTAGCCGCTGAAGCGGTCCTTTTCCCAGCGTGCGAAGCCAAACAGGTAGTGGTCGCCGTCGAAGTCGTAGCGCTCGCGCCAGGCGCCGAGGTACTGCTCGGCGCTGGTGGTGTCGTCGCGGGCCACGTTGCGGACCTCGCCACGCAAGCTGTGTGTCCAGTTGCCGGTCAGCCAGGTCAGGCGCCCCTTGCCGAGCAGGGTGCGGCTGTCGGTATTGCCGGAGAGCTGGGTAAAGCCGAGTTCGAGGTCGCCGCTGAAGCGGTCGGCCTCTTCGTCAGGCGGTGGTGGGGCGTAGAAGGGGCTCGCCAAGGCGCTGAGAGGTAGCGCCAGCGCAAGGGCCGCTGCGCCGCATAGGCCAAGCCATTGACGTCTCATGCTGTAACTCCCTGTCGCTGCATGGGTGTCAGCCTACCTAGGGCAGGCACCGGGTGCCAATTCATGAAATGCCGCGGGGTGGCGTCCTGCCGCCCCGCGGCGAGTCGGCAAGCTGCTAGAAGATAGCCTCGTAGGAGCCGGTACCCTGCGAACCGCTGCTGTCCTCGATCTCGCGTCCCACGCTGCGCGGCTGATACTCCGGCAGGTGATCGCTGTGGAACAGTTCGCTGATACCGCCGGATTGGTCGTCGTGGAGGAGCCGGCCGGTATCGGCATCGACCCGAGCGCGGACGATATTGGCTGGCGCCTCTGGCATCGCTTCGGGGCGACCGTTGAGGGCATTGCCCATGAAGTCGATCCATACCGGCAGGGCAGCGCGGCCGCCATACTCGCCGGTGGTCTCGTTATTGTCCTTGCCGATCCACACGGTGGCGACGATATCGTCGTTGTAGCCGGCGAACCAGGCGTCGCGCTGTTCGTTGGTGGTGCCGGTCTTGCCGACGATGTCCTGGCGGCCGAGTTCGAGGGCGGCGCGCCCGGTGCCGCTGTCGATCACGTCGCGCAGCATGTCGCGCAGGATGTAGACGGAGGTGGGGTCGGCGACGCGCTCGGCGAGCGGATAGACGCGATCGCCGATCCGTACCTCGGTGGCGCCGTTGTCGCACTCGCGGCAGGCGACCCGCGGCACGGCTTCGTCGATCACGTTGTCGTCGTTGCCGCGAGTCACGCGTTCGACGAACCAGGGGGAGACCTGGAAACCGCCGTTGGCGAGTACCGCATAGGCGTTGGTCATCTCCAGCGGGGTCAGCGAGGCGCTGCCCAGTGCCAACGACAGGCCGCGCGGCAGGCGGCTTTCGGCGAAACCGAAACCTTCGAGAAACTCGATGGCGTTCTCGATGCCCAGGCTCTGCAGCACGCGCACCGTGACCAGGTTGCGCGACTGGGCCAGCGCCACCCGCAGGCGGGTAGGACCGAGGAAGTTGCCACCGGCATTGACCGGACGCCACAGGTCGTTACTGCCATCCTGCATCACCACCGGGGCATCGTTGACCACGGTGGCAGCGTTCATGTCGCCGTCCTGGAGTGCGGCAAGGAACACGAATGGCTTGAAGATCGAGCCTGACTGGCGCTGCGCCTGGGTGGCGCGGTTGAACTTGCTGGCATTGAAGCTGAAGCCGCCCTGCAGGGCCAGGATCGCCCCGGTATCCGGCTCCAGCACCACGATCGAGCCTTCGGCGTCGGGGCGCTGGGAGAGCCGGAAGCTGCCGTCGTTGCGCTCGAGGATGCGTACCAGGTCGCCGCGGCTGGCAATCTGTGCCGCCGAGCTCGGCTCGGGGCCGCGGGCGAAGGCGCTGCGGTACTCGCGCGCCCAGCTCAGGCCGTCCCACTCGAGGGTCACCAGCTCGCCGCGCCGATCGAGGACGGTCATCTCGCGGCCTTCGCTTTCGACCACGATGGCCGCCTGCAGCGGGCCAAAGCCGGGGGTGCGCTCGAGCACCCGCAGCCAGTTGCTGACGTCGCCGTCGATGCCTTCGACCTGGCTCTGACTGCTCTCGGCGGCCTGGCGCGCGGTCTCCATGACCTCGGGGGATTCGCCGAGCTCCTCTTCCAGGCCGCTGCGCTCGGTGCGCTCCTGGGCCTCGACCAGGCTCGACGGAATACCGCTCTCCTCGGCGCCGCGCCAGCCGTGGCGGGTGTCGTAGTCGATCAGGCCGCGGGTCAGGGCGTCGCGGGCGAAAGGCTGCAGCTCGCTGTCGAGGGTGGTATGGATACGATAGCCGCCGGTGTAGGCCTCGTCGCCGTAGCGTTCGATGGCGAACTGGCGAGCCATCTCGGCGACGTAGGGCGCATCGACCTCGACCTGGGCGGTAAAGCGCTGCGCGGTAATCGGCGCCTGTACGGCTTCTTCATAGGCGGCCTGGTCGATATAGCCCAGGTCACGCATGCGATACAGGATCCAGTTACGGCGAATCAGTGAACGCTCCGGGTTGGCCAGCGGGTTGAACGATGAGGGCGCCTTGGGCAGGCCGGCGATCATCGCCTTCTGGGCCAGGGTCAGCTCCGAGAGCGGCTTCTGGTAGTAGGTTTCGGCGGCGGCGGCGACGCCGTAGGCGCGGTTGCCGAGGAAGATCTTGTTGATGTAGAGCTCGAAGATCTCCTCCTTGCTCAGCACCTGCTCCATCTGCAGGGCCAGCAGGATCTCGCGAATCTTGCGGGTAAAGGTGCGGTCCAGGGTCAGCAGGTAGTTGCGCGCCACCTGCATGGTGATGGTGGAGCCACCGGTCTGGATGGTGCCGCCGCTGGAAACCAGCTCATAGGCGGCGCGCGCCAGACCGCGCGGGTCGACCCCGGGGTGGTCGAAGTAGTTGGCGTCCTCGGCGGCGAGCAGCGCCTGTACCAGGTCCTCTGGCACTTCGTCGAAGTCGATGGCCATGCGCCGCTCTTCGCCGAACTCGCCAATCAGCTTGCCGTCACGGCTGAAGATGCGCAGCGGGGTGTGCAGCTCGAAGTCCTGAAGCTGGCGCACGTCGGGCAGGCCCGGGGCGAAGTACAGCGCTGCGCCGACCACGGCCAGTACACTGGCGGTGCCCAGCGAAAGGATAAGCCAGAGCAGCGAGATAACAGAGGTCTTGAGCAACTTCATGAACAGGCGGTACCCATGGTGCGTGGAGAGAGAGGCGTTGAAGAAAAACGCAGAAGCCAACGATATATTATAGGTAGCCTAGTCGCCCGCCACCAGCGTTGAAGGTGCAACTCCCTCGCAGTTGTGTGATGTCGAGAAAGATCATGTAACCTCATGGTAAGAGTTCATGGTCAAGGAATGGGCCTTTTAGCCGATAATAACGACATTGGGCGTCATGTGCGCTTAACAGGGGAGTGGAGCCTTGGTGCGATTGAAACGCTCGGGCAAGGCGCTGGTCGGGGTCGACATCAGTTCGGCGACGGTCAAGCTGATAGAGCTCAAGCATGCGGCCGGTCACTATCAGGTCGACAGCTATGCGGTACGCCCGCTGCGCGAGGGCGCCGTGGTGGAGCGGCGCATCCGGCATATGGACGATGTCGTCACCGCACTGCGCGCTGCTGTCGATCAGGCGCGGTTGCATACTCGCCGAGCCTGCGTCGCAGTGCCCGCCGGTGCCGCGATCACCAGGACGCTGACCTTTCCCGCCTCGCTCAACGACGACGAGATCGAGGCGCGCATCGCACTCGAATCTGACAAGCATATTCCCTTTCCGTTCGCCGAAGTGGCATTCGATTTCCAGCGCCTGGGGCCCAATGCGCGCTACGGCGACCAGCAGGACGTGCTGCTGGTCGCCTGCCGTCAGCAGGACGTCAGTCAGTTGACCGAGGCCCTGCTGCAGGCGGGGCTCGAGCCGGCGGCGGTAGACGTCGAGACCTTTGCCATGGAGCGCGCCTTCGGCGAACTGCGCCACCAGCTGCAGCCGCCGCTGCCGGCCGAGGATGACTGCGTGGCGCTGGTCGACATCGGTGCCACCATGAATTCGT from the Halomonas sp. 1513 genome contains:
- a CDS encoding penicillin-binding protein; the encoded protein is MKLLKTSVISLLWLILSLGTASVLAVVGAALYFAPGLPDVRQLQDFELHTPLRIFSRDGKLIGEFGEERRMAIDFDEVPEDLVQALLAAEDANYFDHPGVDPRGLARAAYELVSSGGTIQTGGSTITMQVARNYLLTLDRTFTRKIREILLALQMEQVLSKEEIFELYINKIFLGNRAYGVAAAAETYYQKPLSELTLAQKAMIAGLPKAPSSFNPLANPERSLIRRNWILYRMRDLGYIDQAAYEEAVQAPITAQRFTAQVEVDAPYVAEMARQFAIERYGDEAYTGGYRIHTTLDSELQPFARDALTRGLIDYDTRHGWRGAEESGIPSSLVEAQERTERSGLEEELGESPEVMETARQAAESSQSQVEGIDGDVSNWLRVLERTPGFGPLQAAIVVESEGREMTVLDRRGELVTLEWDGLSWAREYRSAFARGPEPSSAAQIASRGDLVRILERNDGSFRLSQRPDAEGSIVVLEPDTGAILALQGGFSFNASKFNRATQAQRQSGSIFKPFVFLAALQDGDMNAATVVNDAPVVMQDGSNDLWRPVNAGGNFLGPTRLRVALAQSRNLVTVRVLQSLGIENAIEFLEGFGFAESRLPRGLSLALGSASLTPLEMTNAYAVLANGGFQVSPWFVERVTRGNDDNVIDEAVPRVACRECDNGATEVRIGDRVYPLAERVADPTSVYILRDMLRDVIDSGTGRAALELGRQDIVGKTGTTNEQRDAWFAGYNDDIVATVWIGKDNNETTGEYGGRAALPVWIDFMGNALNGRPEAMPEAPANIVRARVDADTGRLLHDDQSGGISELFHSDHLPEYQPRSVGREIEDSSGSQGTGSYEAIF
- a CDS encoding pilus assembly protein PilM; this translates as MRLKRSGKALVGVDISSATVKLIELKHAAGHYQVDSYAVRPLREGAVVERRIRHMDDVVTALRAAVDQARLHTRRACVAVPAGAAITRTLTFPASLNDDEIEARIALESDKHIPFPFAEVAFDFQRLGPNARYGDQQDVLLVACRQQDVSQLTEALLQAGLEPAAVDVETFAMERAFGELRHQLQPPLPAEDDCVALVDIGATMNSFHVLRQGRVIYSRDTVFGGRQLTEEIRSRYGLSLEEAGLAKKRGGLPDDYSREVLGPFLDTLVQQIGRSLQLYYTAGRKFEVKRLMIAGGSSVVPGLSERLMQDSGMEVTIANPFLRMKINSRIDIHTLAGDAPAMLTACGLAMRARR